The genomic region ATCTGGTGGAAGTGCTGCCCGCCCAGGACGGCAAGGGCGTTACGGCGTTGCTTGCTGCCAACCTGATTTTCGAGTTCATCGCGCTGCTAGCCGTCCGCCGCCGAAGTTTGTAGTCAGGAGCTGGCAGGTCCTTTCCCCCTCCACCCCAGCCACGCCACTGTACCCAGCATCCCCAGCCATCCCGCGGCGCGCACCATGGCTGCGATAGCGGTATCGCGATGCAGCATGCCCAGGCTGGAGAAGATGATGTTCCAGTCGTGGCCGGTGAAGTCGGGATCGGCGTCGCCTACGGTCACCAGGGGCAGCTCCATCCGCCGCGCGTCCGCCATGTAGGTTGCCGAATACAGCAGGTTCTCGAAGAAGAAGAACAGGCAGAAGGCGAAACCGGTAGTCTGCCGCCGCACCAGGAAGGTCGTTGCCAGCGCCAGCGGCACCAGCCATTGCAGCAGTGTCCCGCCCCACACTCCGAGCAGGAAGTTCTCCGTCCAGCCGAACAGCAGGTGCCCCGCCTCGTGTACCACGAGGTTTACGTTATCGATGAACAGGAATCGGTTGTGATTGGCCGCGGCGTACAAGAGGAACACAACGTAGAAGCCCATCCATCCTACGAGCGCCGCACGCGATACGGGATGCCACTCGGCTTCCCACCACGACTCCAGCCACTCGCGCATGGCGGAGGATTGTAATCCTCGCGTCACTCAGCCGGCCGCGTAGCGGGCCCGCGCCAGGTCCACGATCTCTCCGATCATTTGGGTATAGTTCCTGCCCGCCTTGCGCGCCGCCATGGCGAACTCGGCTGAGCTGGAGAGCCACGGATTGGGATTGGCCTCGATCACGTAGGCCCTGTCTTTTTTCCCCAGGCGAAGGTCGATGCGGCCGTAGTCACGCAACTTCAGCGCCTGATAGGCGGCCAGGGCCGTCTCCTGCACCTTGTGCACCGTCTCCTCGTCCATGTCTTCCACCGGCACGGACTTGGTCACCTTGTAGGCCTGTGTGTCCTTTTCCCACTTCACGTCTTCTCCGGCGATACGCGGCGTGCCCTTGGGCAGCTTGGAGAGATCCAGTTCGATCAGCGGCAGGGCTTCCGGGTTCTTGTTGCCGAGGATGGCTACATAGATCTCCCGTCCCTCGATGTATTCCTCGATCAGCACCGGAGAATCGAATTCGTCGTGGATGTAGTGCGTCTGCTCCATCAGCTCCTTCACGCTGCCCACCAAAGAACTGCTGCGGATTCCGATGGAACCATCCTCGGCGCTGGGCTTCACGATCAGCGGAAACACGATGTCATGGGCGTGATCCAGCACGCCACGATACGAAGTGGCGAACTTCGGCGTGCGAATGCCGTGGAAGGC from Terriglobales bacterium harbors:
- a CDS encoding ATP-grasp domain-containing protein produces the protein MNGKKFRIAVLYDVWEGEEEPTAEPEAEQAPARGRRPRKKKQEKADREEVFEALEKLGYEPFYYVLDGRDQTLVGLAKCGADLVFNLTESYAGDDTKDMNVAAYLDLLGLPYTGSNGQGLFLGHDKVLAKKLFAFHGIRTPKFATSYRGVLDHAHDIVFPLIVKPSAEDGSIGIRSSSLVGSVKELMEQTHYIHDEFDSPVLIEEYIEGREIYVAILGNKNPEALPLIELDLSKLPKGTPRIAGEDVKWEKDTQAYKVTKSVPVEDMDEETVHKVQETALAAYQALKLRDYGRIDLRLGKKDRAYVIEANPNPWLSSSAEFAMAARKAGRNYTQMIGEIVDLARARYAAG